From Pelagicoccus albus, the proteins below share one genomic window:
- the nhaC gene encoding Na+/H+ antiporter NhaC: MSSNATPKVSDGPPVPFARQILPILALLGILVFGLIVQPLVLGQPSSTLELVFLLALAVSIANLSFLGYEWETIQNAMVTRVTQALPAIFILFAIGVLIGSWVTAGIIPMLVYHGVNMIDPQYLYLCAFIIPAIFSTLTGTSWGSAGTIGVVILGIAQVLGADLALTAGAVVGGSYFGDKLSPLSDTTNIAALATEVDLFDHVRSQMWTTLPASALACIAYTIIGFASDPSANEINSESVDATLTALADSFTFSPVLLLPIGVVLWGSIKRKPTAPTLIVSAILAVGIALIYQPFPSGAILESLISGFDPDMIGGRSEPLPPSVVTLLDRGGLYNLISGIVVAILVFAFVGTLEVVHALEAVTQRVLVFAVKRPITIVTALLSSTATNALTSNQFATSFLVGTAFGKRFDELGIPRRVLSRCLEDGGTMMENLLPWTATGVYMTTALGVSPLDYAPWQLLAWFNYALAFIFAFTGFACFYKKTASSKPLST, translated from the coding sequence ATGTCTAGTAACGCCACTCCAAAAGTGAGCGACGGTCCGCCTGTGCCTTTCGCTCGTCAGATTCTGCCCATTCTCGCCCTGCTGGGAATCCTCGTATTCGGTCTCATAGTACAGCCCTTGGTCCTCGGACAGCCCTCTTCGACTCTGGAGCTCGTTTTCCTTTTGGCTCTCGCGGTTTCCATCGCGAACCTATCTTTTCTGGGATACGAATGGGAAACCATCCAGAACGCCATGGTCACCCGCGTCACCCAAGCCCTCCCCGCGATCTTCATCCTTTTCGCCATCGGGGTGCTGATCGGCAGTTGGGTCACCGCAGGCATCATACCGATGCTGGTCTATCACGGCGTGAACATGATCGATCCGCAGTACCTCTACCTGTGTGCCTTTATCATTCCGGCCATATTCTCGACTTTGACCGGCACTTCTTGGGGTTCCGCTGGCACCATCGGGGTGGTCATTCTGGGTATTGCCCAAGTTCTCGGAGCGGACCTCGCCTTGACCGCCGGAGCCGTGGTCGGTGGTTCCTATTTCGGCGACAAGCTTTCACCTCTATCCGACACGACCAATATCGCCGCTCTCGCCACCGAGGTGGATCTCTTCGACCACGTTCGCTCTCAGATGTGGACCACCCTGCCGGCCTCGGCTCTCGCCTGCATCGCCTACACGATCATCGGCTTCGCCAGTGACCCAAGTGCCAACGAAATCAATTCCGAATCCGTCGATGCGACCTTAACCGCTCTCGCTGACTCCTTCACGTTTTCGCCCGTGCTTCTCCTACCCATCGGGGTTGTGCTCTGGGGTTCGATCAAACGGAAACCAACTGCTCCCACCTTGATCGTTTCGGCGATCCTCGCCGTCGGCATCGCTTTGATTTACCAGCCTTTTCCGAGCGGAGCTATTCTGGAATCCCTAATCTCCGGATTCGATCCCGATATGATCGGCGGTCGCAGCGAACCTCTTCCGCCCAGCGTGGTGACGCTTCTGGATCGCGGCGGGCTCTACAATCTCATTTCTGGCATCGTAGTCGCGATTCTCGTCTTCGCCTTCGTGGGCACATTGGAAGTCGTTCACGCCCTCGAAGCAGTGACGCAGCGGGTACTGGTTTTCGCAGTAAAACGTCCCATCACCATCGTGACCGCCCTTCTTTCCTCCACTGCGACCAACGCACTAACCTCCAACCAATTCGCAACCAGCTTCCTGGTCGGCACCGCCTTCGGCAAACGCTTCGACGAACTGGGAATTCCTCGGCGAGTGCTCTCCCGTTGCCTGGAAGACGGCGGAACCATGATGGAGAACTTGCTGCCCTGGACTGCGACCGGAGTTTATATGACCACCGCGCTCGGCGTCTCGCCACTCGACTACGCCCCATGGCAACTGCTCGCCTGGTTCAACTACGCCCTCGCCTTTATTTTCGCTTTCACCGGCTTCGCTTGCTTCTACAAGAAAACCGCTAGCTCGAAGCCCCTTTCCACATGA
- a CDS encoding alpha/beta fold hydrolase, translating to MDLHFREFGEEGSPVVVVLHGLLGSSRNWQAAAQMMASKYHVYCLDLRNHGSSPWESPHTYEAMVEDVLQWMDEYLDAAPVLVGHSMGGKLAMRLSCQFPKAIRKLVVVDIFPHLYPKHHDNDFAGMKAVDLDSLKSRTDAEAQLEPHVASWSMRKFLLTNLIKDEETGAFRWQVNIDAIIEDRRIIEDTPLEEGDRYDGDALFIMGGKSRYFVRDEIPNLRNYFPASAIEVLPNSGHNPHFECREEFVALLTEFVGD from the coding sequence ATGGATTTGCACTTTAGAGAATTCGGAGAAGAAGGCAGTCCAGTGGTCGTGGTTTTGCACGGATTGCTGGGGTCTTCGCGAAATTGGCAGGCGGCCGCTCAAATGATGGCCAGTAAGTACCATGTTTATTGCTTGGATTTGAGGAATCATGGGTCTTCACCGTGGGAAAGTCCGCACACTTACGAGGCCATGGTTGAGGACGTGTTGCAGTGGATGGATGAATATTTGGACGCGGCCCCTGTTTTGGTCGGACACTCCATGGGAGGGAAGCTGGCGATGCGGCTTTCTTGTCAATTTCCGAAAGCCATACGAAAGCTGGTGGTCGTAGATATTTTTCCTCACCTGTATCCGAAGCATCACGACAATGATTTTGCCGGAATGAAGGCGGTTGATCTCGATAGCCTCAAGTCCCGCACGGACGCGGAGGCACAGCTGGAGCCGCATGTGGCTAGCTGGTCGATGAGGAAATTTCTTCTTACCAACTTAATTAAGGACGAGGAAACGGGAGCCTTTCGTTGGCAGGTGAATATCGACGCTATCATCGAGGATCGTCGCATTATTGAGGATACACCGCTGGAGGAGGGTGATCGCTACGATGGTGACGCTTTGTTTATCATGGGTGGAAAAAGCCGCTACTTCGTGCGGGATGAGATTCCCAACCTTAGAAACTACTTTCCCGCCAGCGCCATCGAGGTGCTGCCCAACAGCGGGCACAATCCGCATTTCGAGTGCCGAGAGGAATTTGTGGCGTTGCTGACTGAGTTTGTAGGGGATTAA
- a CDS encoding M50 family metallopeptidase: MIPLAAKFLFLILCYALGIVGGVFLHELGHALVALCVTRQPIEMEIGKGPKCVSFGVGRLRIRLSLRGLRYGLTRYDRGRETRGRQALVALGGPMASLAALIGFGALTVNSQVGEWVWIFGLAATIANFRIFIVAIWPIEYRPEGEGGQVWLSDGLDLWHLLRSKQ; encoded by the coding sequence ATGATCCCCTTGGCCGCCAAATTTCTATTTCTGATCCTGTGCTACGCCCTGGGAATCGTAGGAGGCGTTTTTTTGCACGAGCTGGGCCACGCCCTTGTCGCTCTGTGCGTTACGCGTCAGCCCATCGAAATGGAGATCGGAAAAGGGCCTAAGTGCGTTTCATTCGGTGTGGGGCGTTTGCGGATACGGCTCTCGCTGAGGGGACTTCGCTACGGCCTCACGCGGTACGATCGCGGGCGGGAAACGCGTGGGCGGCAGGCTCTGGTTGCTTTGGGTGGGCCAATGGCGAGCCTGGCGGCGTTAATCGGATTCGGGGCGCTGACCGTTAATTCCCAGGTTGGGGAATGGGTATGGATCTTTGGCCTCGCGGCTACGATCGCCAATTTCCGGATATTTATCGTAGCAATTTGGCCGATCGAATACCGGCCAGAGGGCGAAGGAGGACAGGTCTGGCTCAGCGATGGCTTGGATCTGTGGCACTTGCTAAGGTCCAAGCAGTGA
- a CDS encoding sigma-54-dependent transcriptional regulator, whose product MSAEATMSTILIVDDDEEIRYSLSRVLGSRGYQIETAASGEEGIEKIKSGLKPDLIMCDVRMGGISGIETLQHMRSASSSLQIVLMTAFGTAQTAIEAMKFGAYDYIMKPFDVDRVIEIAEKAISSSQDMKSAKQYEKKVNYEDYKEGIVGSSPAMQEVFKVIGQVAASDATVLVTGESGTGKELIAKSIYQHSLRSGGPFVAVNCAAIPDNLIESELFGHEKGSFTGATNQRIGRFEQCDRGTIFLDEIGDMALATQTKILRVLQEGEIQRVGSTETIKVDVRVIAATNKDLETMVEEKEFREDLYYRLNVFRIRVPSLKERKGDIPDIVDFMLQNLVKERKARVTRVSADALNALTAYNWPGNVRELGNVVYRSAVVAQGDAILLKDLPDTIRGSRVASPAPAASQAVADPATQAAPAPAAASSVAPTESAPMPQEAPPAPAPVLPVPEAMPISLPAIYDKLYHELRERQELRILSLIERQMIERAIDETGGNQARAAEILGITRNTLKKRLDEYSSR is encoded by the coding sequence ATGTCCGCTGAAGCAACGATGAGCACCATTTTGATAGTCGATGACGACGAAGAGATCCGCTACTCGCTAAGCCGTGTGCTTGGCAGTCGCGGCTACCAAATCGAGACCGCTGCGAGCGGCGAGGAGGGGATCGAGAAGATCAAGTCGGGTTTGAAGCCGGACCTCATCATGTGCGACGTGCGAATGGGCGGCATTTCCGGGATCGAGACTTTGCAGCACATGCGGTCCGCGAGTTCCAGTTTGCAAATCGTGCTCATGACCGCGTTTGGCACCGCTCAGACGGCGATCGAAGCGATGAAGTTTGGCGCTTACGACTACATCATGAAGCCCTTCGATGTAGACAGGGTTATCGAGATCGCGGAAAAGGCCATCAGCTCTTCGCAAGACATGAAGTCCGCGAAGCAGTACGAGAAGAAGGTCAATTACGAAGACTACAAGGAAGGTATCGTTGGCAGCTCGCCCGCGATGCAGGAAGTTTTCAAGGTTATCGGACAAGTGGCCGCCAGCGACGCAACCGTTTTGGTAACCGGCGAAAGCGGTACCGGTAAGGAGCTAATCGCCAAAAGCATTTATCAGCACAGTCTCCGCTCTGGAGGTCCCTTCGTGGCCGTAAATTGCGCTGCGATTCCGGATAACCTGATCGAAAGCGAGCTTTTCGGTCATGAGAAAGGATCATTCACGGGGGCGACGAACCAGCGAATCGGACGTTTCGAGCAATGCGATCGTGGTACGATCTTTTTGGACGAAATCGGGGATATGGCTTTGGCGACCCAGACCAAGATTCTTCGCGTGCTGCAAGAAGGGGAAATCCAGAGAGTCGGAAGCACCGAAACGATCAAGGTCGACGTCCGCGTGATCGCTGCGACCAACAAGGATCTGGAAACCATGGTTGAAGAGAAAGAGTTTCGCGAGGACCTCTACTATCGACTCAACGTATTCCGGATTCGTGTTCCCTCGCTCAAGGAACGCAAAGGCGATATCCCGGACATCGTGGATTTCATGCTGCAAAACTTGGTCAAAGAGCGGAAGGCCCGCGTGACTCGCGTTTCGGCGGACGCTCTCAATGCCCTTACCGCCTACAATTGGCCTGGCAATGTTCGCGAGCTCGGAAACGTGGTCTACCGCAGCGCCGTGGTTGCCCAAGGGGACGCGATTTTGCTGAAAGACTTGCCAGACACGATTCGCGGCTCGCGAGTCGCTTCGCCTGCGCCGGCGGCGAGCCAAGCCGTGGCGGATCCTGCCACACAGGCTGCGCCCGCTCCTGCAGCAGCGTCCTCGGTAGCTCCGACTGAATCGGCTCCTATGCCGCAGGAGGCTCCACCAGCTCCGGCACCCGTTTTGCCAGTTCCCGAGGCGATGCCGATCTCGCTGCCAGCGATTTACGACAAGCTATACCACGAATTGCGGGAACGGCAGGAGCTTCGTATCTTGTCCCTGATCGAGCGACAAATGATCGAGCGAGCAATCGATGAAACGGGTGGAAACCAAGCCCGAGCGGCGGAGATTCTGGGTATCACCCGCAATACGCTGAAGAAGCGCTTGGACGAGTACTCCTCGCGATAG
- the fabD gene encoding ACP S-malonyltransferase: MTTALMFSGQGAQKVGMGKDLYENSEIARSLYDKADEILGWKLTEVSFEGPQEALTETKVCQVALFVHGYAVYEIMKSQGKLDDVKIAMGLSLGEVTAMTAAGVFDFETGLKVVAERGRLMQEACEATDGSMAAVIGVERDAVAAFCEEMDVEMANLNCPGQIVISGESGKIAAAVEAGKERGFRRIMELDVAGAYHSRLMEPARADFAAFLAGIEFKAPQLTVLTNTTGKVISEPDAIREALVKQVVSSVLWEDCIVSAAGEGADLFWELGVGGVLKGQVKRTNRAWANASFETWADLRA, translated from the coding sequence ATGACTACCGCGTTAATGTTTTCCGGACAAGGAGCCCAGAAGGTGGGCATGGGAAAAGATCTCTATGAGAACAGCGAAATCGCTCGCTCTCTCTATGACAAGGCCGACGAGATTCTCGGCTGGAAGCTGACCGAAGTTTCCTTTGAAGGTCCGCAGGAGGCATTGACGGAAACGAAGGTCTGCCAAGTCGCTCTCTTCGTGCACGGCTATGCCGTCTACGAAATCATGAAGTCTCAAGGCAAATTGGACGACGTGAAGATCGCCATGGGGCTGAGCTTGGGTGAAGTCACTGCCATGACTGCAGCGGGCGTCTTCGATTTCGAAACTGGGCTTAAGGTCGTGGCCGAACGCGGTCGCCTCATGCAAGAAGCCTGTGAAGCGACAGATGGGTCGATGGCGGCGGTCATCGGTGTAGAACGCGACGCGGTAGCGGCATTTTGCGAGGAAATGGACGTGGAGATGGCCAACCTCAATTGTCCCGGACAGATCGTAATCTCTGGCGAAAGTGGAAAAATCGCGGCCGCGGTCGAAGCCGGCAAAGAGCGCGGTTTCCGCCGAATCATGGAGCTAGACGTGGCCGGCGCGTACCACAGCCGCCTGATGGAGCCAGCTCGAGCTGATTTTGCAGCCTTCCTAGCTGGGATTGAATTCAAAGCTCCTCAGCTGACCGTTTTGACCAATACCACGGGCAAGGTAATCTCCGAGCCGGATGCCATTCGCGAAGCCCTCGTGAAGCAAGTCGTCTCCTCTGTACTATGGGAGGACTGCATCGTTAGCGCTGCTGGCGAGGGAGCGGATTTGTTCTGGGAACTAGGAGTTGGCGGCGTATTGAAGGGTCAGGTCAAGCGGACTAATCGCGCTTGGGCGAATGCCTCCTTCGAGACTTGGGCGGATTTGCGGGCCTAA
- the lepA gene encoding translation elongation factor 4 yields METVNKRNFSIIAHVDHGKTTLSDRLLEYTNTVAQRVLEAQHLDSMDLERERGITIKSHPVTLTYPAKDGTTYQLNLADTPGHVDFSYEVSRSLAACEGALLLIDAAQGVEAQTVANAHLAEEQGLTIIPVINKIDLPSADLDLCLQQLEDLLAIPAEDAILASGKTGIGIEDILEAVVTRIPPPRWTDYEATRCLVFDSLYDAYRGAIAFVRVFSGSIKPRDQVLMMSDHTRAEVKEVGVFTPAQKKVDSLEAGDVGYMVCNIKNPADIKVGDTITQNANPAAEMLPGYKEVRPMVFSGIYPVETNDFEKLKASMAKLQLNDAAFSFQAESSVALGFGFRCGFLGLLHMEIIQERIRREYGVDIISTYPSVVYKVQKQNGEEIEVDNPINLPDPSHIETIFEPTIVAHIHVPNDSVGDILALVMEKRGSCERTDTLDGTRLILECILPLNEILVDFNDRLKSITRGYGSMEYELGDYRPAKLVKMDILVNGEPVDAFSSIVHTDKAHTKGGELCTKLADIIPPHLFKIAVQAAIGGKIVARDNVRTMRKDVTAKCYGGDISRKRKLLDKQKEGKRKMKNIGNVSIPPDAFIKVLKND; encoded by the coding sequence ATGGAGACGGTCAACAAGCGCAACTTTAGTATCATCGCCCACGTGGATCATGGGAAGACGACCTTGTCGGATCGTCTGCTCGAATACACGAACACGGTCGCTCAGCGCGTCTTGGAGGCTCAGCACCTGGATTCCATGGACCTCGAGAGGGAACGGGGTATCACCATCAAGAGCCACCCAGTCACCTTAACCTATCCTGCCAAGGATGGAACGACCTATCAGCTCAATTTGGCGGACACGCCGGGTCACGTGGACTTTTCCTATGAGGTATCTCGTAGCTTGGCAGCGTGTGAAGGCGCCTTGCTTTTGATCGATGCGGCTCAAGGGGTGGAAGCCCAAACGGTCGCCAATGCCCACCTAGCGGAGGAGCAGGGGCTGACTATTATTCCAGTCATCAACAAGATCGATTTGCCCAGCGCGGACTTGGATCTTTGCTTGCAGCAGCTCGAGGACTTGTTGGCGATTCCTGCGGAGGATGCCATTTTGGCTAGCGGCAAGACTGGTATCGGCATCGAGGATATTCTGGAAGCAGTGGTGACCCGCATCCCGCCGCCTCGTTGGACCGACTACGAAGCGACGCGTTGCCTCGTTTTCGACTCCCTCTACGACGCTTACCGAGGCGCGATCGCATTTGTGCGCGTCTTTTCGGGATCGATCAAACCGCGGGATCAGGTCCTGATGATGAGCGACCATACCCGCGCGGAAGTGAAGGAAGTCGGCGTTTTTACTCCGGCCCAGAAGAAGGTGGATTCTTTGGAAGCGGGTGATGTTGGCTACATGGTTTGTAACATCAAGAATCCGGCAGATATCAAAGTTGGCGATACCATCACGCAAAATGCGAATCCTGCCGCGGAGATGCTTCCGGGCTATAAAGAAGTTCGCCCCATGGTCTTTAGCGGAATCTATCCGGTGGAAACCAACGATTTCGAGAAATTGAAAGCCAGTATGGCGAAGCTTCAGCTCAATGATGCCGCTTTCAGTTTCCAGGCGGAGAGCTCCGTGGCTCTTGGTTTTGGTTTCCGCTGCGGTTTCCTCGGCCTGCTGCACATGGAGATCATTCAGGAGCGAATCCGTCGTGAATACGGAGTCGATATCATCTCCACCTACCCAAGCGTGGTGTACAAGGTGCAGAAGCAAAATGGGGAAGAGATCGAAGTGGATAACCCGATCAATCTCCCCGATCCCTCGCACATCGAAACGATCTTCGAACCAACCATCGTAGCTCACATTCACGTGCCCAACGACAGCGTGGGCGATATTTTGGCCTTGGTGATGGAAAAACGTGGTTCCTGCGAACGTACCGATACGCTCGATGGCACGCGACTGATTTTGGAGTGTATTCTCCCGCTCAACGAGATCTTGGTGGATTTCAACGACCGTCTGAAGAGCATCACTCGCGGCTACGGATCCATGGAATACGAGCTCGGCGACTACCGTCCGGCGAAACTTGTGAAGATGGATATTTTGGTCAATGGGGAGCCGGTAGACGCGTTTTCCTCCATCGTCCACACGGACAAGGCCCACACCAAGGGAGGAGAGCTTTGCACGAAATTGGCAGACATCATTCCACCGCACCTTTTCAAGATCGCGGTTCAAGCCGCGATTGGCGGAAAGATCGTAGCTCGCGACAATGTTCGCACCATGCGAAAAGACGTCACTGCGAAGTGTTACGGCGGCGATATATCCCGTAAGCGCAAGCTCCTCGACAAGCAGAAGGAAGGTAAGCGCAAGATGAAGAATATCGGCAACGTATCGATCCCTCCCGACGCCTTCATCAAGGTGCTTAAGAATGATTAG
- the lepB gene encoding signal peptidase I, translated as MFSVFKSESSKLREAAKNWLYHAGKVYHFRKDRLSESELATLLSLSEEVKAGIKNKSADSRLRNSIESLKAHMELVGGNYYPRGSLAENVEFFFAALIIYVGFTTFFIKPFKIPTNSMWPTYYGMTGEVYKDEAEKPSALTRAFRFVTFGASHYEVKAPASGELLVPMLQVGNGIYELFQKPANVKRYFVINSPGIERSFYVNGERVSFKYPADFVFDREVVQRLQEKGGETPYDRVPSRIRANSNSFAGTATETVYDSRSGKNVQVTLHLLRTGRQVEEGESLLSFDLMTGDQLFVDRMSYHFVSPKVGDGFVFKTDLIPAVAEDKFYIKRLVGTEGDKVRIDGSTLMVNGEPAEGSVAFEKNAKQEGLYRGYTTMEGNRISVDLSTDQTVPEGHFFAIGDNSYNSSDGRVWGYVPQDAVVGRPVMIYYPITKRFGLAK; from the coding sequence ATGTTCTCCGTTTTCAAATCTGAATCTTCCAAGTTGAGGGAAGCCGCCAAAAACTGGCTCTACCATGCAGGTAAGGTTTACCATTTCCGCAAGGATCGGCTGAGCGAATCGGAATTGGCCACACTGCTGAGCCTGAGTGAAGAGGTTAAGGCGGGGATTAAAAACAAGTCGGCCGATAGCCGCCTCCGCAATTCGATCGAGTCTCTCAAGGCTCATATGGAACTCGTGGGCGGAAACTACTATCCTCGCGGGTCGCTGGCGGAAAACGTAGAGTTCTTCTTCGCCGCTTTGATCATCTACGTCGGGTTCACGACCTTTTTCATCAAGCCATTTAAGATTCCGACCAATTCGATGTGGCCGACTTACTACGGCATGACGGGCGAGGTCTACAAGGACGAGGCGGAAAAGCCGTCCGCGCTTACGAGAGCGTTCCGGTTTGTGACATTCGGGGCGAGCCATTACGAGGTGAAAGCTCCGGCGTCCGGAGAATTGCTCGTGCCCATGCTCCAGGTTGGCAACGGAATTTATGAGCTCTTCCAAAAGCCTGCCAATGTGAAGCGCTACTTCGTCATCAATTCGCCTGGGATCGAGAGGTCGTTTTACGTCAATGGCGAACGGGTTTCGTTTAAGTACCCTGCAGATTTCGTATTCGATCGCGAGGTCGTGCAACGTTTGCAGGAAAAGGGTGGCGAAACTCCTTACGATCGCGTTCCAAGCCGTATCCGAGCAAACTCCAATTCGTTTGCGGGCACCGCTACGGAAACAGTCTATGATTCGCGTTCAGGGAAAAACGTGCAGGTGACCCTGCATCTGTTGCGCACAGGCCGGCAAGTTGAGGAAGGGGAGAGTCTACTGAGTTTCGATCTGATGACGGGTGACCAGCTTTTTGTGGATCGGATGTCCTACCACTTTGTGTCACCGAAAGTTGGAGACGGATTCGTTTTCAAGACTGATTTGATTCCAGCTGTTGCGGAAGATAAGTTCTATATCAAACGCTTGGTTGGCACCGAGGGAGACAAGGTGCGAATCGATGGCAGCACTTTGATGGTGAACGGCGAACCTGCGGAAGGTTCGGTCGCCTTTGAGAAGAACGCCAAGCAGGAAGGGCTTTACCGCGGCTACACCACGATGGAGGGGAATCGGATCTCTGTAGACTTATCCACCGACCAGACTGTTCCTGAAGGACACTTTTTTGCGATAGGTGACAACAGCTACAACAGCTCGGACGGACGCGTTTGGGGCTATGTACCTCAGGACGCAGTGGTTGGCCGACCTGTTATGATTTATTACCCGATTACCAAGCGATTTGGCTTGGCCAAGTAG
- a CDS encoding response regulator: protein MPKLSNRVENTMNKPSPENMPRRILVIDDTELIHTDFEKVLSRTPASENELALEALDRMIFAEEKEAESSKEPRFDFQVDHALQGQDGFEMVGKAMEEGSPYAVAFVDMRMPPGWDGLKTVEEISAKDPNIQLVICSAYSDYSWRSITEKVGQTDRLLILKKPFDQAEVYQLAVALSEKWQAESANRLLLNKLEAQVERRTEQLTEANEKLNRLNSELQIAADEARAAERAKGRFLATMSHEIRTTLNGIIGASHMLNHSENLAGEDREFASIIQTSGDALMVIINDILDYSKYESGQLELEKIPFSLRDLARECVNLMDSSITKHNISLELDYDPNLPELVEGDPARIRQVVLNLLNNAIKFGRDGIVTMALAVEERSTGKLKLRISIKDRGIGMSQSTVDRLFSAFMQADSSTTREYGGTGLGLAICKLLADAMNATIEVDSKLGAGTNFAFTLDLMIPEESTKPVEIEKSNSPEQETESVRKAVHMDFESKKVLLVDDNAINRKLGSKFLKQMNIEVELATNGLEAYEKVVENEYDLVLMDLQMPELDGFEATQKIRASKSPHKDVTIIALTANAFKEVRHQCHSVGMQDFITKPLRVNVLSEVLKKWILDPSR, encoded by the coding sequence ATGCCAAAGCTATCCAATAGAGTCGAAAATACCATGAACAAGCCGAGCCCAGAGAACATGCCTCGGCGCATATTGGTAATCGACGATACCGAGCTAATTCACACCGATTTCGAGAAGGTCCTTTCAAGAACTCCGGCTAGCGAAAACGAACTAGCCTTGGAAGCTCTGGACCGAATGATCTTTGCAGAGGAGAAGGAGGCCGAGAGTTCAAAAGAGCCACGATTCGACTTCCAAGTAGATCACGCCCTGCAAGGTCAAGATGGTTTCGAGATGGTTGGCAAGGCTATGGAAGAAGGATCGCCCTACGCCGTGGCCTTTGTGGACATGCGCATGCCTCCCGGCTGGGATGGGCTGAAAACCGTTGAAGAAATTTCCGCCAAAGACCCGAACATCCAATTGGTAATTTGCAGCGCCTACAGCGACTACTCCTGGCGAAGCATCACCGAAAAAGTTGGTCAAACCGATCGTTTGCTCATTCTGAAAAAGCCTTTCGATCAGGCAGAGGTATATCAGCTAGCAGTAGCCTTAAGCGAAAAATGGCAGGCAGAGAGCGCCAATCGACTGTTGCTCAACAAACTCGAAGCCCAGGTCGAACGCCGCACCGAGCAGCTCACCGAAGCGAACGAGAAGCTCAATCGCCTGAATTCCGAACTTCAAATCGCCGCGGACGAAGCCCGCGCAGCGGAGCGAGCCAAGGGTAGATTTCTCGCTACCATGAGCCATGAAATACGCACTACATTGAATGGCATTATCGGGGCTTCGCATATGCTCAACCACAGCGAGAACCTCGCCGGCGAGGATCGGGAATTCGCCTCCATTATACAGACCAGCGGCGATGCCTTAATGGTCATCATCAACGACATTTTGGACTACTCCAAATACGAGAGCGGGCAACTTGAACTCGAGAAAATCCCGTTCTCCCTGCGCGATCTCGCTCGCGAATGCGTTAACCTGATGGATAGCTCCATCACCAAGCACAACATTTCACTGGAACTGGACTACGATCCAAACCTGCCAGAGTTGGTAGAGGGAGACCCGGCACGCATAAGGCAGGTTGTTCTCAATTTACTGAACAACGCCATCAAGTTCGGCCGAGACGGCATCGTGACCATGGCGCTTGCAGTTGAAGAGCGGAGCACAGGCAAACTGAAGCTCCGCATAAGCATTAAGGACAGAGGAATCGGCATGTCTCAAAGCACGGTGGACCGACTGTTCTCCGCATTTATGCAAGCGGACTCCTCGACCACCCGCGAATACGGAGGCACTGGGCTGGGCTTAGCGATTTGTAAACTTCTTGCCGACGCGATGAACGCCACTATCGAGGTCGATAGCAAACTAGGAGCAGGCACGAATTTCGCCTTCACGCTCGACCTCATGATTCCCGAGGAATCCACAAAACCGGTCGAGATCGAGAAATCGAATAGCCCGGAGCAAGAAACAGAGAGCGTGCGCAAGGCAGTCCATATGGACTTCGAAAGCAAGAAGGTGCTCCTCGTTGACGACAATGCGATCAACCGAAAACTCGGTTCCAAGTTTCTCAAGCAGATGAATATCGAAGTCGAACTGGCCACCAATGGTCTGGAGGCTTACGAAAAGGTAGTCGAAAACGAATACGATCTAGTGCTCATGGATCTTCAAATGCCAGAGCTAGATGGCTTCGAGGCTACCCAGAAAATCCGAGCCAGCAAAAGCCCCCATAAGGATGTGACCATCATCGCCTTGACCGCCAATGCGTTTAAGGAGGTAAGGCACCAATGCCATTCGGTCGGCATGCAGGACTTCATTACGAAACCCCTTCGAGTAAACGTTTTGAGCGAAGTGCTCAAAAAATGGATACTCGACCCAAGCCGGTAG
- a CDS encoding c-type cytochrome has product MKFDLSHLPKSVLRIGLAGAIASLFVATSSAQDERGKQLYANCVACHQADGSGMKLLNAPAISGLSEKYIAAQINKFKAGHRGGDPADATGMQMRPMSMLLTSEEDIAAVAKYVASLPSKPVEATLTGGNAETGKALYATCQACHGVDGAGNDLLNAPSLLNQYDWYLEAQIHKFKDGVRGGNPEDITGSQMRPMAMVLANDQAIKDVIAYIETLGK; this is encoded by the coding sequence ATGAAATTTGATCTATCGCACCTCCCCAAGTCAGTTCTCCGTATTGGCCTAGCTGGCGCCATTGCAAGTTTGTTCGTCGCGACCTCGAGCGCTCAGGACGAGCGTGGTAAGCAGTTGTACGCAAATTGCGTCGCTTGTCATCAGGCGGACGGTTCCGGTATGAAGCTTCTCAACGCGCCAGCGATTTCGGGTCTGTCGGAGAAGTACATCGCGGCTCAGATAAACAAGTTTAAGGCGGGACATCGCGGCGGCGATCCAGCCGACGCAACCGGTATGCAGATGCGTCCTATGTCGATGCTCCTCACCTCTGAAGAAGACATCGCAGCGGTCGCAAAGTATGTTGCTTCCCTCCCTAGCAAACCCGTTGAAGCCACACTAACGGGTGGCAACGCCGAAACGGGTAAAGCTTTGTACGCCACTTGCCAAGCATGTCACGGTGTCGATGGAGCGGGTAACGATTTGCTGAACGCACCTTCTTTGCTGAACCAGTACGACTGGTACCTCGAAGCGCAGATCCACAAGTTTAAGGATGGCGTTCGCGGAGGTAATCCCGAAGACATCACTGGTTCGCAAATGCGACCAATGGCGATGGTTTTGGCCAACGACCAAGCGATCAAAGATGTTATTGCCTACATCGAAACGCTTGGGAAGTAA